The Parashewanella spongiae genome has a window encoding:
- a CDS encoding NAD-glutamate dehydrogenase yields MALKDATPSVLLENVINLINKKVQPSQAKQVEQFADCLYAQMSKDDLHARNDSDLYGAILSLWNALNKTSFGQTHLKVFNPNQSKHGWQSTHSIIEIILPDMPFLVDSICMVLNRIGITAHMMLHMPLAIERGNKIVEKIGRVVDSPKEDEKIAVFLIEIDRQSSENDIKELEKEIQSVLMDVAASVNDWQAMSNKLSSIVNELPSRPYPGKEQDLTEAKNFLDYLVNHHFTILGYRRYDLNPVKGDLELVPDMGTSLGLMNKPDQKQPEKGLFLSTFSESARKEALDDNLLILTKCNSKSRVHRPAYIDYIGIKRFDKKGNVVGEDRFIGLYASNVYNRSLREIPLLAEKVSRVLDKSGLVPRSHDYKNLMNILENLPRDELIQGNEDELMSVAHGVLEMQDRDKLKLFVRKDGYGRFLSCLVYVSKDRYNTKLREDTQRILAQHFNSKEEVEFTTYFSESTLARTHYIVKVENNNMDVDVAAIENNLIEAARSWEDKLTFALNGALGEEVGNALSKRYLNAFHPSYKEDVLPSSAVVDMQKLEALDEDHKLGMLFYQPQESAINSNKVRLKLFHKDEPIHLSDVLPMLENFGLRVINERPYEVKTTDGATYWILDFLMTVKGAATENLVDIQDRFQNALSQVWRKELEDDGFNRIVLASSLTGREVSVIRAYAKYMRQIDATFSQSYIEETFTRYPFLAELLVKMFIRKFNPKLKTRTLEKFVEQINLRLDDVSSLDDDRIIRRYLDLIDATLRTNFYQVTKLNEAKPYISFKFDPSQIPEMPKPLPRYEIFVYSTRVEGVHLRGGKVARGGLRWSDRREDFRTEVLGLVKAQQVKNTVIVPVGAKGGFVCKQLPTEGGREAFFNEGQNCYRMFIRGLLDISDNIINGEVVPPVDVVRHDEDDAYLVVAADKGTATFSDIANEIAEEYGFWLGDAFASGGSNGYDHKKMGITARGAWESVKRHFREFGIDCQSTDFTCIAIGDMGGDVFGNGMLLSRHIRLQAAFNHMHIFIDPNPDAETSYVERERLFDLPRSSWEDYSAKLISKGGGIFSRSAKSIPLSSEMKKMLGTTKSTMTPNELLKTLLTMHVDLIWNGGIGTYVKATTESHVEVGDRANDAIRVNGIEVNAKVIGEGGNLGCTQLGRIEYAANGGRMNTDFVDNVGGVDCSDNEVNIKILLNSLVAEGDLTIKQRNTLLVEMTEEVSEIVLQNCQDQTRSISVTQVRGAEQLKEQIRFIHYLEKDGKLDRALEFLASDDELAERLASGQPLTRPELSVLVAYAKMVLKEQFVIPEITEDALLSQLLKAYFPKKLQELYSDKMASHPLRGEIIATSLANEIVNNLGMNFVQRMQDETGATVAEIGICYTIAREVFGLNEIVKQITDLNFVVPAIVQGEMLHQLRRSMRRACRWFLRHRNRNTSIEETAAFFKPVVEELKAGINKYLIEVEVVELNNDIAALLEENVPEKVATEVACMSTLFSALDIAQIAENSGKSVSLVAETYFKLGARIELHWFLVQITGQPVANHWQALARAAYREELDWQQRSLTSTVLTTCDTDCSADAIITDWIEGHEALLARWNYMLADFKSSKSHEFAKFSVALRELNLLILHCEGSK; encoded by the coding sequence ATGGCCTTGAAAGATGCAACGCCCTCAGTATTACTTGAAAACGTAATCAATTTGATCAATAAAAAAGTCCAGCCTTCTCAAGCGAAACAAGTTGAGCAATTTGCTGACTGTCTTTATGCGCAAATGTCAAAAGATGACTTACATGCACGTAATGATAGTGACCTATACGGTGCAATACTTAGCTTGTGGAACGCATTAAACAAAACTTCCTTTGGTCAAACTCATTTAAAAGTGTTTAACCCTAACCAGTCAAAACATGGTTGGCAGTCGACACATTCTATTATCGAAATTATTTTACCGGATATGCCATTTTTGGTTGATTCGATCTGTATGGTGCTAAACCGTATCGGAATTACTGCACACATGATGTTGCACATGCCTTTGGCAATTGAGCGCGGTAATAAGATAGTAGAAAAAATTGGCCGAGTGGTTGATAGTCCAAAAGAAGATGAGAAAATTGCTGTATTTTTGATTGAAATAGATCGCCAAAGCAGCGAGAACGACATAAAAGAATTAGAAAAAGAAATTCAATCAGTACTCATGGATGTTGCTGCTTCAGTTAATGATTGGCAAGCAATGTCAAATAAGTTAAGCAGTATTGTTAATGAATTACCGTCTCGTCCTTACCCAGGTAAAGAGCAAGATCTAACTGAAGCAAAAAACTTTTTAGATTACCTAGTTAATCACCATTTTACTATTCTTGGGTATCGTCGTTACGACCTTAACCCTGTAAAAGGTGATTTAGAGCTTGTACCGGATATGGGCACAAGCTTAGGTTTGATGAATAAACCGGATCAAAAACAACCAGAAAAGGGTTTATTCTTATCAACATTTTCAGAGTCAGCACGTAAAGAAGCACTCGATGATAACTTACTTATTCTAACTAAATGCAACAGTAAGAGTCGTGTACATCGCCCTGCATATATTGATTATATTGGGATAAAACGTTTTGACAAAAAAGGTAATGTAGTCGGTGAAGATAGATTTATCGGGTTATATGCATCAAATGTATACAATCGAAGTCTTCGAGAAATTCCATTACTAGCAGAGAAAGTAAGCCGAGTTTTAGATAAGTCAGGTTTAGTACCGAGATCTCACGACTATAAAAATCTCATGAACATCCTTGAAAATTTACCTCGTGATGAGCTAATTCAAGGCAATGAAGATGAGCTGATGTCTGTCGCTCATGGTGTGTTAGAGATGCAAGACCGTGATAAATTGAAACTATTTGTCAGAAAAGATGGCTACGGTCGCTTCTTGTCTTGCTTAGTGTATGTATCAAAAGATCGTTACAATACTAAGCTGCGTGAAGATACACAACGGATTCTAGCACAACATTTTAATAGCAAAGAAGAAGTCGAATTTACGACCTATTTTTCTGAATCGACCTTGGCACGTACACATTATATTGTCAAAGTTGAAAACAATAATATGGATGTCGATGTGGCAGCAATTGAAAATAATCTTATTGAAGCAGCTCGCTCATGGGAAGATAAACTTACTTTCGCATTAAATGGTGCGTTGGGTGAAGAAGTGGGCAATGCATTAAGTAAGCGTTATTTGAATGCGTTCCACCCTAGTTATAAAGAAGATGTATTACCTAGTTCTGCTGTCGTAGATATGCAAAAGCTAGAAGCCTTAGATGAAGATCACAAACTAGGGATGCTATTCTATCAGCCACAAGAATCGGCAATTAACTCTAATAAAGTTCGTTTAAAACTATTTCATAAAGACGAACCAATTCATCTATCAGATGTGTTACCGATGCTTGAAAACTTTGGCTTGCGGGTTATTAATGAGCGCCCATACGAAGTTAAAACTACAGATGGTGCAACATACTGGATCCTTGACTTCTTAATGACAGTCAAAGGCGCAGCGACAGAAAATCTTGTTGATATTCAAGATAGATTCCAAAATGCTTTATCTCAGGTTTGGCGGAAAGAGCTTGAAGATGATGGATTTAACCGTATTGTTTTAGCCTCAAGTCTGACAGGTCGTGAAGTTTCTGTTATTCGCGCTTATGCAAAGTATATGCGTCAAATTGATGCTACATTCAGTCAATCGTATATTGAAGAAACATTTACTCGTTATCCGTTTCTCGCGGAATTATTAGTAAAAATGTTTATTCGTAAGTTTAATCCGAAGCTCAAAACTCGAACTTTGGAAAAATTTGTTGAGCAAATTAACTTACGTTTAGATGATGTTTCAAGTTTGGATGACGATCGAATTATTCGTCGTTACTTGGATCTTATCGATGCTACGCTGCGTACTAACTTCTACCAAGTTACCAAGCTCAACGAAGCAAAACCATATATTTCGTTTAAGTTTGATCCATCACAAATCCCAGAGATGCCTAAGCCATTGCCGCGCTATGAAATCTTTGTGTATTCGACACGTGTAGAAGGGGTTCATTTACGTGGTGGAAAAGTAGCTCGTGGCGGATTACGTTGGTCTGACCGACGTGAAGATTTCCGTACTGAAGTATTAGGACTTGTAAAAGCTCAGCAAGTTAAAAATACGGTTATTGTTCCTGTCGGTGCGAAAGGTGGATTCGTTTGTAAACAACTGCCAACAGAAGGTGGTCGTGAAGCCTTCTTCAATGAAGGACAAAACTGCTACCGTATGTTTATTCGTGGTTTGTTGGACATAAGCGATAACATTATCAATGGTGAAGTTGTTCCTCCTGTTGATGTGGTACGCCATGATGAAGATGATGCATATTTAGTTGTTGCGGCCGATAAAGGTACAGCTACCTTCTCTGACATTGCCAATGAAATTGCAGAAGAATATGGTTTCTGGTTAGGGGATGCCTTTGCTTCAGGTGGTAGTAACGGTTATGACCATAAAAAAATGGGTATTACCGCACGCGGTGCATGGGAATCTGTGAAACGTCATTTCCGTGAGTTTGGAATTGACTGTCAGTCAACGGACTTTACTTGTATCGCTATTGGTGACATGGGTGGTGATGTGTTTGGAAACGGAATGTTATTATCCAGACACATACGTCTTCAAGCTGCATTTAACCACATGCACATCTTCATCGATCCAAATCCTGATGCAGAAACAAGTTATGTAGAACGTGAACGCTTATTCGATCTGCCACGTTCATCTTGGGAAGATTACAGTGCTAAATTAATTTCGAAGGGCGGTGGTATTTTCTCGCGCAGTGCGAAATCAATTCCGCTTTCTAGCGAAATGAAAAAGATGCTCGGCACAACGAAAAGCACAATGACACCCAATGAATTACTCAAAACATTGCTCACAATGCATGTTGACTTAATTTGGAATGGTGGAATTGGAACTTACGTAAAAGCAACGACTGAAAGCCATGTAGAAGTGGGAGATCGTGCAAACGATGCCATTCGTGTTAACGGAATTGAAGTCAATGCAAAAGTTATTGGTGAGGGCGGAAACTTAGGCTGCACACAATTGGGTCGTATTGAGTATGCGGCTAACGGTGGACGAATGAATACGGATTTCGTCGATAACGTTGGTGGTGTAGATTGCTCTGATAACGAAGTAAACATTAAGATTTTGCTTAACTCTCTAGTCGCAGAAGGTGACTTAACGATCAAGCAACGAAATACGTTACTTGTTGAAATGACTGAAGAAGTAAGTGAAATTGTTTTACAAAACTGTCAAGATCAAACCCGTTCAATCTCAGTTACCCAAGTTCGTGGAGCTGAGCAACTTAAAGAGCAAATTCGCTTTATCCACTATCTAGAGAAAGATGGTAAGCTTGATAGAGCATTGGAGTTTTTAGCTTCAGATGATGAATTAGCTGAGCGTTTAGCTTCTGGTCAGCCATTAACTCGCCCAGAACTTTCTGTGTTAGTTGCCTATGCAAAAATGGTTCTTAAAGAGCAATTTGTAATTCCTGAAATTACAGAAGATGCTTTATTAAGTCAGTTATTAAAAGCTTATTTCCCTAAAAAATTGCAAGAGCTGTATAGTGATAAAATGGCTTCACACCCATTACGCGGTGAAATTATTGCAACTTCATTAGCCAATGAAATTGTAAATAATTTAGGCATGAATTTCGTTCAACGCATGCAAGATGAAACTGGTGCCACTGTCGCAGAGATCGGAATTTGTTACACAATAGCTCGTGAAGTTTTCGGACTAAATGAAATAGTTAAGCAAATCACTGACTTGAACTTTGTTGTACCAGCAATTGTTCAAGGTGAAATGTTGCATCAACTTCGTCGTAGTATGCGTCGTGCCTGTCGTTGGTTCTTGCGCCATCGTAATCGCAATACAAGTATTGAAGAGACTGCAGCATTCTTTAAGCCTGTTGTCGAAGAACTCAAAGCAGGTATTAATAAATACTTAATCGAAGTCGAAGTTGTTGAACTTAATAATGATATTGCCGCACTACTTGAAGAAAATGTACCTGAAAAGGTAGCAACAGAAGTAGCATGCATGAGTACATTATTCTCGGCATTAGATATTGCGCAAATAGCAGAAAATTCAGGAAAATCTGTCTCATTAGTTGCAGAAACCTACTTTAAATTAGGTGCTCGTATTGAGCTGCATTGGTTCTTAGTGCAAATAACAGGGCAACCAGTTGCTAACCATTGGCAAGCTTTAGCCCGCGCCGCTTATCGAGAAGAATTAGATTGGCAACAGCGTTCGTTGACTTCAACAGTATTAACCACCTGTGATACAGATTGTAGCGCAGATGCCATTATTACTGATTGGATAGAAGGTCATGAAGCACTGTTAGCACGCTGGAATTATATGCTTGCTGACTTTAAGAGCTCTAAAAGTCATGAATTTGCAAAATTTTCAGTAGCGTTACGCGAATTGAATTTGCTTATTCTTCATTGTGAAGGCTCAAAATAA